From the genome of Aureibacter tunicatorum:
TCAATCGACAAACCTTGAGCAAGTGCTGTTTTAGCTATTTGAATTTTTTCTTCTTTTTTCCCTTCCTCTTTTCCTTTTTCTCCAGCTTCAAGCTTTGCAGTCTCCATGGTATTGTAGTAATCTCTCATCTGCTTGAGCGATTCGCGATATTCATGCAGTTGTTGAGGGTTGTACTTGGTGATTTCAGCCGTATCGAAAAATTTCTGAAAGACACGTTCTTGCAGTTCCACAGGTCGATCGGTGAGTTTATTCAAATTGCTAAGCAAGTACAGCCATTTGTCAAAGCGAGTTTGGAGCTGATGCAGTTCTTTTTTGAATTTGGGAATTTCAAGATAGATAAAGGTCAACTTGTCGTAATAGACTTCTTTCATCTCCAATTCCATCAATTGCACATGATGCAGAAGTTTGTCAGGCTTGTCTTTGTGCTCATCGAATACGAAATTCATGATACCGATTGTATAAACCCCTTTCAGGTCGAATTTCCAATCCATGCCGGATTTGGCCTGTTCTTGTATTGGAAAAGAGGCATAATACAAGCTTCTTTCTTTGAAGTTTGTTTGCTTGGCTCTTTGCAGCTCGATGATGAACTTTTCGCCGTCTTGGTTCTCGCAGTATAAATCAAAAATAGCCTGTCGGTCTTCCGCGGATCTGGAGTAATGCTCGTTTTGATGAAAAGACAAGTCTTTGATTTGGTCTTTTTCGGGAAGCAGTTGATTCAAAAAATCGATCAAAAGGTCTTTGTTTTGCTCTTCTCCGAACAATTTCTTGAACCCAAAATCTGTGAACGGATTGATGAATTTTTCGATCATGGCTATAGCTAATTGATTGTATCAAAAATACCTTTTCATTAGTGAATATGCAAATAATGATTTTTCCCTTATTCCAGAAGCATTTTATAAACTATAGACAAGTCATCTAAATGCTTAAAAAGGAGGCTTTTGTCAGTTATTTAACACAAAAAAATAACAGCAGAGCGAATCATGCTGTTATTTTAATTCTTTTGTAGGAATCTTGTGCTAGTTTATAGCATCACTATTTATCGTATTTGAATCTTTCTAGTCACTTTATTGCCTTTGTAAATGATTTCAACAAAGTAATTTCCGCATCTTAGTTTTCTAACGCCAATTTTTTCGCGATTATAAGCTTTGCCTTGTTTTACGACATTGCCTCTGGTATTATAGATTTTGTACTTGAAAGTGTTTTCCCCAAAAACTGGACATGAAACCTTGAAAAAGTTGTATGCCGGTATAGGGAATATTTTCAAAGTCTTGGCAATAACTTTAACACTAGTGAGTCTTGATACATTCACTGTCCATTCTTGAGTTTCGCCTGCTTCAGATACTACATTGATCACGACGGCTTTTTTCGTATTGGACAAGATGCTATAAGAAGCTCCTTCCGATATTTCAATAGCAACTTTTGTCGTATCGATCTTTCTTGTTTCTTTTATCTCCAAGGAGACAGTCTTTGCTTCGGTGTTGATTATGCCTTCTCTTTTGCCATATGAGAAAAATGTTATATCATTCGCATTATTGAGAAGAGTAAGAGTTCCTGGCTGGAAAGTGATTTCATAATTGTCAGATGAAAGTCCGGATGCAATTATTTTATTATCAATAATATTGAATTCCAATACTCCGTCTAGATCCGATATTTGATCATTGTATACAAATCCATTGCTTTCAATCGTAAAATTGCTCAAATCTTCTCCAACAACCCTTGTCGCGTCAGTTACTTTAATTACAAGCTCTTTTTTATTGATTGTCAAAGTTCTTCTCGTCGGGTAGGCGCTGTCGTTAATAGAGCTGGCAATTATATCAACAGTGCCTGCGCTTAAGATTTCGACGATATTGCCTTCAATATTTACGATCGTGGAGTCAGAACTTTCATAGAAAATGCTATCTCCGTTTGAATGCACAGCATTCAATATAATTGAAGAATCTCCATAAATAGCATTTGGCAAGGCCTCGAAAATTATTGAATCAACCGGAGCTTCAACGCCTGGAAACAATAGCCTAACTATTTGAGGGTCATGATCGGATATATTTTCAGATTGAGTGAAATAAGAATTTTCAAGCAACTCATATTCGTCATAAAGTTCATTTGAAATAGATATATGATCTAATCTTTTTCCGCCAGCTCGCAAGAAATCTTCATTGTTATTGTCATACCAACCCCAGCTGTCTATTTCGTTTTCATAACCAGTGGAATTATAGTCGCCAAGAATAACTACATTCTTGTCATCCAAGTTTGAATCAATATAGGATTTAAGATATTTCGCATCGGCCAATCTTCTGTTAAGCCCATCTGAACAACACTTGAAATGCAAATTGATTAATGATATCGTTTGAATGTTTCCATTGATATTTACATCTGCTGTAATTTGAAATGGAAGCCTTCCGCTTGCCATAAAGTCCGAAGGGTCTCCTGTGTATCCAACAAGGTTATGCTCTGTTTTAGATGTAAATTCGTCGGCGAAAATCGCTTTTGAAGCCACATTGCTGACAACATCTGTTCTGTAGATGAAAGCGGTCTTTTGCGGAGGGAAATTCGGATCCGGAGCTGTCCAGTCATATGAGTGTCTAGGATTGAAACTTGAAGCCCAAGTATACTCGGAATTTTTATTTAATGAATCCACAAGCACATCAAGATAATTTTTATCAGCAGTAATCACAACTTCTTGCAATGCGTAAATATCAGCATCGACTTCTAAGATGGCTTCGGCAACTTCTTTCATTTGTTGATCAACTGTTGATGCGCTTTTGCTTTTTTCCGGAGCTCCCAACCATTCAACATTCCAAGTTACAAGATCCAAAGTTTTGGCAGTGGAAAGTATTGAAGATAATTTTACCTCAGCTAGTGAATTGCCATTTTCTGTATGATTGATTAAGCTGAATGTCCCATAGCTTAATGTTTCGCCAGAAGCAAGTCTTACAAAAATCTCTGTAGGGTTGATCGTTTTGTTTACTGGAGTGATTGTCAAGCTATCTTGCCAAGTTAAGCTATCCAATGATAATTGGAAAGATCCATTAGCTATGATATTCAGCGAGTTGTGAATATTAGCAACTTCTAAGATATATGAATTTATATCCGTTTCATTTTCAAAGAATAATTCCGTTGCGCTTAATGTTGTCGTTGGCTTGTCATCCGATGCAATGCCGCTGATTTCAAAATCATCGATTCTAAAAGTTCTGGTTAAATTTTCAGTGCCGCCAGTATATCTGAAAGCTACATTGATGCTTCCGTCATAGTTGCTTAAGTCTATTTCTCCAGAGTTGATCCACTCATGCTGAGTTTGAGTAAGCTCATTTGCAAATTGAACATCTATTTTTTGCCAGTTGGCTGAATCCGGATTTCCATTGTAGTCAGTAGAAATAAGCATTTCTAATATGTCGTCTCCGTCGTATGCCCAAGCGGAAGCGAATTTAGTTTTGATTTCCGAGAAATAGCTTAGGTTGATCGATGGAGATATCGCCCAATCGGTTTCATTGATGTCGCCTTTGTAAGCGCTCATTTGAATATACTTAGTGTCTTGGTAAGTTTTGTCCAACCAAGTATTTTTACCTGCTGAGCTATAGAATTCCCAATAATGGCTGTTATTAAAATCTTCACTATATATTACCGATCTATTAGAATTATCTCCTCCGTCACTGCCATCCATTTCTTTTTTCTCGCCTTGAATAAGCACATCATCTACTCTGAAAGTTCTAGAGCCATTGCCTGTGCCTCCAGAATATTTGAATGCGAAATTCACATCGCCGGTATAATAACTTAGATCTATTTCATTTGACGCGTGCCAGCCATGTTGAGCCGAAAGATTATCATTGGCAATTACGGCTTCAAGTTTTGTCCAATTTGATGAAGAAGGGTTTAAACTGTCAAAGTTATTTGTAATGAATACTTCCAAAGAATCATCTCCATTATAAGCCCAAGCGCTATTAAAAGTTAATTTCGCGTCTGTGCTGTCCAAGTTGATGGATGGAGTAATAGCCCAGTCGATTTCTATTGAATCGCCTTGGTAAGCGCTCATTTGGATATAGTGGTTCCCTTGATAATCTCTTTTTTGCCAAGTGTTTTTCCCTAACTCATTATAGAAAATCCAATCTAGCTCATTGTCAAAACTCTCTTGGTAAAGGATTACAACTTCGCTGCTGTCATTTCCTGTGTCTATGGTTGAGTCGGCAGGCACATCATAGGTTACTCCGCCATCCCAATTTTGAGTTGATTTATTTCCAAAAATATGCTCGACAAGCTCCGGGTGATCGATGAATGGGTTTCTGTTGTTTTGGTATTTGTAAACGACATTGTTTCTTCTGATTTCGTAAGGATCCACTGGGTCCTCATTATGCCAAGCTAATAAATCGTCAAGTTTTCCATGGCGAGCCGAACCGTTGCTATGACCGATCACTTGATTATCCACTACCATGTCATAACGCAATGCCATATAGAAAATAGCTCTTGCCACGTCGCCTTTGGACGATTTTGGAGGTGTGTATCCTGAGTTGGATTCTGCGAAGTCCAAGCTTCCTCTGTTGCTGTTTTCTTGCGCGTCGGAAGCTCTAAGGTGATGGGCGTCAGTCCCTCTTCCCACAGATGTGTCAAATCCTCCATGCGATTTAGCCCAAACATGCTCTCTGTTCCAACCTGTGCTTCCGCTTACATGAGCTGATTTTGAGATGCCTTCTTCCACATAAATTTGCCATACTTGGCTGGAGTTTTTTGGATGCTCGTCGCCCTCTTCGCAGATGCTCCACACAGTGCTGTAATTTTGAAGAGAATGATCTTTGGAAGCGATGTTTTTAACTGCGTTTTTCAACGTTGAGCCATTTGTTCCGACTGCTGATTGATAGAAGCTTTCCAAGTCGATGTACTTGTTGCTGTTGATGTCAAAACCTACAGACACCATGTGCTTTGTAGCATCCACCACATACTCTTTTGGCGTCTTTGCGACAATAATTCTTCCAGTGTTGGTGTTCAAAGTAGGCATGATATAGTCATAGCCTGTATTTTGAGTCGTGTCCGCTGTGAAGAAGTTGACACTCGCAATGGTTGATTGTTGATTTGGTTGATTCTCATCATCCTTAGCGATAAAATAAGCCGTATAGTTAGCGTTTGCTTGTAGACTATCGATGCTCAATGTAATAGCATTGCTTATTAGAATAGTTTCACCATTTGCAGTCAAGTCTGAAATTTCAGGGGCAACCTCATTTTGAGCTTGAATTAAATAGAAGATAGTTCCAGCTTCATTGATACTCAAAGATATTTGAGCGGAGTTTTGATTTGTTGTTGCTAAACTAGGCGTGTTGTTGGTCCAAATTGGTGGCGAATTATCCGTGCTGTCATTGCTGCTAGTGCTTGAGAAATATCCAAGATACGCAGGATCATCGCTAGCAGCGTTTTGAACATCTGTTCTTGAGTATTCGACCCATTCTGAGCTGTCGAATATCGGATTTTGGCTATTTACAGATGTAGCTCTGCCATAAGATTTGTCTTTGGCGTTGATGCCATTCAAAGCCATGTCGAGGATATTATTATTCAAATCCAATAAAGCGATGCCATCATTGCCATTGAAGTTGATGACATTGCTTGCATCGAAAAAGTCTGCTCCAATGTACGGCACTTCAGAGCCGTTGTTGTTTTTGCCTAACAATATGGAAGAGTTAGCTCCCAAAATACCCGCTAATGCCTTCTTATTGGATGGACTGCCGGTAATGTTGATAGAACCTGATGAACCTCCAATTGCCCATAGAGCAATTTGATATTGGCTTAAGTCAATTGAATCGTTTCCAACGTTGGTTAGTTCGATCCATTTATTTGTACTGCTACCCTCGTAATATTGAGTGATGAGTATTTGAGCCTGAAGAGAACTTTGCATGAGGCAAAGCAAGGCTGTGATAAAAAAAAGTTTGTTTAATAGTTTCATGATTGAAGTGTTATTTCAATATAAAAATATGTCAAACCTTTTTGGATAAAAATGCCAACCAGATAATTTAATCTTGAAATAATTTTAATATAAGTAAATGAATATTCTCTTCATTCTGTCTTATTATTTGAGTAATATGATGACGATTATCACGAACTTTTTGCGATGAAGAGAGTCTATATAATTGATTGTCAGTATTTCGTAAATGCCAGTAAAACGAAAGTTAAGAAGAAGGAAGAAGAGGAAGTCCAAACAAAGCGTGTCATTTCCCATGAGCGAAGGAGCTTCACTAATGCCGCCTGTAGAAGATGTGGATGGCGGTGTGCCATCGGATCAGGATGAGGCTTTGGGCTATGAGGATTTTTTGATGGAGCCATATGACTTGACAGGAGATAATATGATTGACTCTCCTTTGCTTCAACAGTTGACATTCATGACATCTGAGGAATTTAGAAGCTTGACAGTGCCTGTGGGAGTCAAGGCATACGCGAGAAAGCTTACCAAAAAAAGAGCATTAAGAGAAAGCATTGAAGAGAATGGCATTGGCAGATTTGACCAATATACTGTTTGGCCTATTTTGAAAGAGGTTGATGATCTTTTAGATGAATATAAGAGTCTTAAATGCGACGGAGCGAATTTTGAGGGTTTGGTGCTTACGCATCAGAGTTATTTGTCTATGCACAGAAAGTACTGCGAAGCGTATTTTAAATATTCAGGGCTCATGTCTGAATTCCATGAATTTAAGGCAGAGCATAAAAAAAGGATAATGATCATAAGCAAAGCTTCAGAAGATTATGAGGTTTTGCGTCCAATGATGGAAAAAGTTGAAAGGGATTTTCCTCAAAAAGCTTTTGAAGATTATTGTGTTCAGGAGGAAGTTTATGAGGCGGAAGTTTACGCATTTCAGTATGAATTGATAAAATACAAGAGGGAACTTGAAAGGTTGCTTCATCAGTTGATGGCTAAGTTGCGGCATATTGAGATGATTTCTTTAGCTTGGCTAAATTCTCACCCTTTTGAGGAAACCGGAGATGTATTGTTGCTCACTAAGGCATTAAGTCTTATGCTTACCAGAGCAGATGCGGAGTATCAACAGATTGTGAGAGTCTTGTTGAACAATAAACTGGATATATGGGTAGCTAAAGATGGACTAAAACGAAGGCTGATAGATTTTGACGAGGATCAAGTTCCGACGCGTTTTGCGCAAGCGACAGAAGTTTGCGACAGAAGAATGGACGGGCATGGAGAAAATGAAACTGTTCCATCCATACATGAAGGAGTCAACTTTGAGAAATTGGTGAAGAATACCACAGGAACCAGCAGGGTGCAAGTGGAAGATGTACATTATCTATGGGACAAACTTGTCGCCCAAAAAAACTTTGCTATACATAAATCTGACAATCCCATATATCAAGGACAAATAGACTTTCGAACTAAAGTATCGTCAATGTACTCAAAGGTAATGTGGACCGCTGAAGGTAGAGCTTTATTAAGGAAGCTAGTGGGTACCAAGGAATTTGAGTCATTCTATGATGATTCTGGATCAAGTTCAGATGAGTCGGATTTTGAGGATTCCACTTCCACAAGATTAAGCAATGAAGGACGTGAATCTGTAGCTGAAGTTGATGATCGCTCGATAACAGAATCTTTAAATATTCCAGAACCTTGGAAAACTATAGGTCAGTCGGAAGTTGCCTATCTTCAAGATAGAGAGTTGCGTCCTGCATGGGAGGGTTCCATGTATAAAGCTATGGTGGATAAAGTTTCCTTAAGCGAAGATGGGGTGGAAGCTCCTCATCAGAAGAATAAATATGAACCCGGCAAGCTTAATCTGGACGTGGGACCGTCAAACTTAACTCATGAATTGCATTTCCCATACAGTTCTTTTGAAGGGAGGAGCTCAGGCAAGCATAGTAGGACAGTCGCGTTAAAATTTGATGGAGATGAAACTTATGGTTCGAATTTATGTCCTGTAGTCGTTGGCCCTAAAAGACCATATCAAGTATATCCGCCATTTATACATTTCGCCTTTGTTTTGGATAAAGCAGTAGCGGCTCTTAAAGGGAATTTTTCATTAATGGATCAGGAATTCAAAAGCTTGTTGTTCGAAAATAGACTAAGAGCTCAAATCGGCTTGCACAGCCGTCATTTTGCGACTGGAATGGATGATCCAGTGAAATCTTCAAATTTGGATATGAATGTGTTTTACTGGGAAGTTCCTAAGCACGATCAATATTCAATATATACTGCGGTTGCGGGACCTGAGGCAAGGAAAATGGCTGAAGATGACTATGAAACATTGTTTTTGGATTCAAGAGTGCAAGGTGGAGTAACCTCTGAAGCATTTGGGGCGAGTGTCATAACTGGGAAAAAGCAAAGTGATAGATTTGATAGAAGATATCAACAGTATCAGAAAAGGTTAGAAAGGGTTAGAAACCGAGAGGGCTTTGTATCCATCAGGCCTCAAGAGCTGGAACCGGGGCAGACGGAAGGTGATATTAGCTTTACAACATCTTTCGGATTAACAAGCGAATTGGAGCAAAGTCGTTTGAGAAGATTAGAGACCAGAGCTGAAAAACTCAAGTCTAAAGCTAAAGGTGGTGATAAAGAATCTAAAAGGCGATCATCATTCTCTGGTTTTGCTGATGTCTATGAAGAAGGGAGTGGAGCTCGAAGAAGAAATTCTGGATCAGAAGCGGAAATGACTTCATACCTTTCGGGCTTGGGTGGTCAAATGGACAGAAGAGGAGCAACAATAGAAAAAATGAAATTGAGAAAGGATGAGGCTGCGGAGAATATACGTAAGCTGGACGAGGAGATAAAAGCCGCAAAAGCAAGAAATGAACAAATTGAGAGGGAATATAAAGAAGCTGAAAGCCAATTTGCAGAACATGAGGGAGCAATCAGGGATTTAAGCAGAAGACTTTTTGAAGACCAGTTGGCTAAAAACAAGAAGCAGATTGATTATTATAAAAAGCAGAAAGAACGTGGAGAAAGATTTGTGCAACAAGAGCTTGGCAGACATCGTATCGAAGAAATGTTGGATGACACTGAATTGCTTTAGCCAAGCGTAGACAATGATAAGAAAAAGCCTCGGCAAGGTATTGCGGAGGCTTTGAAGATTTTAATCATTATGATAGGCAGTCGTTGAAGATTGCTTTGTCGTTTGTGAATATGAGCCCGTCATTGTCATGGAAATTTGCGTATTCAGATACAATTGCTCCTTCCGGACCAGCCATCATGAAATGAGGAGCTTCCGGTCTGTTGAGCGTGTTCATTTGTCCTCTTTCGACTTTGATTGCTTTGTTGACATTTACAAAATCCGTCTGGCTTTCTGGTATACTAGGCAAATTCGCAGTTTCTCCTTCTTCTCCAAAACAGTAGATTGATCCGTGTCTCACATGCCATGTTTCCATTTTAGCAGGGAATTTCGTTTCAACATGCTTATGCTCGATGATCATTTGCCCCGGAAGCAAGTAAATCTCATGAGCGAAATAGCCAAATGTGTCAGAGTTGTGCCAAAAGACACCAGCCATGCCTGCGTTGATGAAATCACCTTGCCCAAAATCAGAGATAAATAGATTGTCCAATAGAAATTGGTCAGCAGGATAATCGAAACGTTTGAACATTTCTTTGTAAGCCTCTAGCGTTTTTGGCCCGGATAACACTCCATTGTCATAGAAATCTTTGTTCGAATAATTAGGAACGCTAGCATTCATTGAATTTGAGGTTTTAGAATTTTCATTTGAGAGTAAATTGGCTGAAGCTGTTCCAGCGATAGCCATTCCTGATAGACTTGCGATTGATTTTTTAAGAGCTGATCGTCTTTTCATCATAAAAAGGTTAAAAATGATTATTCAGTGTGTTGTTTAATAAATCGGATTTAGCAGTAAACAATATAAGGTGTTGATTACTAGCGTAAACAAACTTTATATATGATATACTCCTTCTACTTCCACCAGCAGATTATCTCTACAGATATCAGCTTGCGTGTAAATAGCTGGAATGTTAGGATATGCTTGGTTTATTCTTTTTTTGATAGTCTCAAGATCTTTGGTTTGTTTAATATATATTCTAAGCAATTGCAGATTCCCTTTGGAAAGCTTTGATAAGCCAGCTTTGATCAGATTCTCATTGCTAATGAGCTTTTCGATATTTTCTATTGTTATTTCAATTTGTTTGGAGCTTGAGTGAATTGCTTCGGATTTTTCTCCAAGTATAGCAGCTGTCCCTGATATGTAAATGCTATGAAAATTATCGAACTGTAAAGCTTTGGCTCTTTCAAATTTTGGGGTATGTTTTTTTTCAGGTTCCGATTCGGAGCATACGATTTCATTCGTGGAATATTTGTGAGCATCGATTTGAATAGGGTTGCTGATGGGAAGTGAGATGACTGAGGAATTATTCATTTCTTTCACAGCGATCAAGTCAATAGCAATGCCTCCTGCGCCTGCGCCGATGCCTGTAGCGGCAGGGTAGCCATTTTGCCATTTATAGCTCTTCCAAGCTGAATATCTTGCTTCATTGAAGGCTTGATAGTTTTGAGTGTCGTTTGCAAAACCTGTTATATTTTCAATATAATTCCATTGTCTGACAACATGTTCCCAATCTAGATTTTCGTGAAGCAGCATTTTGTGAATTTTATCGAAAACTTTAGATGCTGAATGTTCAGCATCATTTTCATATACCGAATGAACGCATCCAAAGTAATAATATGACGCTAATGAATTAGTATAAATGGCATAATTTATTCCTTTCCATTGTTTAAATCGAATCTGTGAGATGTCAGATTTCACTTGGGTTATCTCAAGAGTTAAATAAGCATCCAGAGGTTTTTGATAAATAATCGTAACAGCTGGAACAGCGTCTTGAAAACAAGAGTGTATGCTTTGAATAATACTTTTCTTGAATGAGCTGTTTTCTAATTTTGGGTCTAAGAAAATAACGATTTTGAGTACATGCTCATTTGAATTGCTATGAAAGCCATTGAGCGCGATATTCAATGAATTTAAAATGTCATTTTGACTATGATCATCTAATTTAACAACTTGATATGAAATTGTACTCTCCATCTTGATCTCCTTCACAATTTTTTAAAAAATAAGCTATATAATACATTAATAATCAGATGAACAAAGAAGTTCAGCTATTTACTATATTTATAAGGTCAGAACATAATTTATCAAGCATTCGAGATCTTCATCCGTCATATTATCTCCAATGCCATGTTTTTCATTTTTTAAGAATTCTTTCAACGTATAGCTTTTACCGTCATGGCCATAGGGAGCGGTTCTCCATACTTCTTTAAGTGTTGGTGTATTCCAACCTTCCTCAAATTCGATTCTTCCTATTTTATGCATTTTGTTGTCGGTAAAATATTCACCTGAATGGCAATGTCTGCAACTGGAATTTTCAAATATTTGCTTTCCTTTCAATGCGGATTCACTTAGTTTTCCATCTACTAGAAATGGGCTTGGCTGCGGCTTGAGACTTTTCAAATAAGCGTCAACAGCTTTGGCTTGGTTTTCATCAATAGTGGAGAACTGTATGTGTTGAAATCCTGCGCGAACCGCCGTTTCGGCATCTGATCTTATACCTGATATCATGCTGGGAGGTGTCGCATGCGCGTAAAGTAAGCTTTTTACATTTTTTGGATTGCCAATCCCATCATTTAACAGATCCCAATTCATGCCATCTGTGCGAGCGTCGCCGGGATGGCAACCATTGCAAGACTGCCAAGCTTGAAAGCAGTATTGAGCGTCATTGAAATAGCGTTCTCCCATGCGGGCATCAGATTCTTTCCAGCCTTTGTTGATGGCTAGAGAGTAATCATTGTGCTTGTCAAGCGGATCGATAATGTTCAGCGTATCTGAAAAGTAGGTTGGCACTAATATTTTTCCCTTATTGAATGTCAACAGCCGTGGTCCATTGCCCGAGATTTTTCTGCGTTCTCTTATGTCATTAAGAAATGTCAAGTCATAGGAGAGAGTTTCTTTATCAGGAGTATTGTTAAGCTTGTCAATAAATTCTTGATAGTTAATCAGGCTAATATCGTGCGTTCCTGAATGCGAAACAGCCATAATATTGTCTTTAAAATCAACGCTCCAAGACCCTGCGGCTCCATACTCAGGTTCGTCCAATAATATCGAGGCCACAAAACTTTGCTTGTCGACATCTATGATGCTTACGGCACTGGTGTTCATCCAACCTTGTTCTAATTGGGAAGTCGGTACTTGATGCCTTCCCAGATTATGAATGATCATGGCATATTTTCCATCAGGAGTTATTTTTATTGAGCGTAGAGCATTGCTTCCATTGCTTAAGCTGATGTCTTTGATTTTTTCAGACTTATCAATGTCTATTATGCTAACGGAAGCCGTTACAGTGTCAATGTCGGCTCTTGTTGCCGGCAAGAAATTAGTAACAAATAGGTATTTGCCATCTTTGGAAATATCGGATGAGAAAGGCTCTCGAATGACAGAAACTTTAGTCTCTTTCATATTCTCATCCAAACGAATGATCGAAATATTATTCTCGAATTGATTGCAGACAAAAAGTTTATTGCCATCGGAACTTAGCAAAGGAGCTTTGGCGCCAACACCAAGTTTGATTTTATTTATTATTTCGCCACTTCTTAAGTCTATGATTTGTAGCCAACCCATTTCGTAAGAAGTCGTAATGTAAGCTTTGTTGTCATTGAGACAAATGCCGGTTACAGGCATATCAAAATTCCATTCTTTTTCTATAGACCAATCCGAAATGTTGTAGGCGATGACGGATTGAGATGTTTTATTGGCGAAATAAGCGAGCTTTGAATCATCGGAAAGAGCTATTTGGACCGTGGAAAGAGGAGGCAAGCTTTTCTTCTCAAAATTAGTCATAGCAATGATATTGAATAAGCAAAAAGCGCCTATGCTAATGCTAAGTCTTTTTAAGACTGGGAATCTAAAAAAATGTGAGAACCTTGCCATATTGTTGAATTATGCTTTTTTGAAACCAAATTCTTTTGATATCTCCATCGCTTTTTGAGAAACTTGAGAGCCAACCTGTTCGAATGACTCTGAAGAAAGTCTTACTGAGGGAGCTGTTACCCAAAGAGAAGCGATAGGAAGACCATGTTGGTTGAAAATCGGCGCGCCAACACAATGCACTCCTTCATATTCTTCCGCTCTGTCCAACGCGTAACCTAGTTTTTTAACTTCATAGAGCTCTTCGCGAAATTGCTTTGGATCAATGATTGTATTGTCATTGAATTTTTCAAACTCAATTTGTTTAAGACAAGTCTCTCTCTCTTCTTCGGGCAAATAGCTCAAAATTGCTTTGCCCGGAGCAGAAGCGTGAAGGTTGATTCTTTTTCCCAAGCTTAATCGGAATGTAAACGGATGTGTGCCAATAGCTTGTTCTAGCAACACGACTTCGTTGCCATCCAAGGTTCCCAGTAGCACAGTTTCTTTAGTATCGTTTCGAAGTTTTCTCATATAGTTGAGAGCCTTTTCGACAAGACTTGTTTCCGATAGTGTGGCGAGACCTATATGCAGTAATTTTTTTGATAGAGAAAAAGTTCCTGTCTTATCGTTTTTCAGCAAATAG
Proteins encoded in this window:
- a CDS encoding Rpn family recombination-promoting nuclease/putative transposase — encoded protein: MIEKFINPFTDFGFKKLFGEEQNKDLLIDFLNQLLPEKDQIKDLSFHQNEHYSRSAEDRQAIFDLYCENQDGEKFIIELQRAKQTNFKERSLYYASFPIQEQAKSGMDWKFDLKGVYTIGIMNFVFDEHKDKPDKLLHHVQLMELEMKEVYYDKLTFIYLEIPKFKKELHQLQTRFDKWLYLLSNLNKLTDRPVELQERVFQKFFDTAEITKYNPQQLHEYRESLKQMRDYYNTMETAKLEAGEKGKEEGKKEEKIQIAKTALAQGLSIDIIQKLTGLSAEDIEQLK
- a CDS encoding endonuclease, whose translation is MKLLNKLFFITALLCLMQSSLQAQILITQYYEGSSTNKWIELTNVGNDSIDLSQYQIALWAIGGSSGSINITGSPSNKKALAGILGANSSILLGKNNNGSEVPYIGADFFDASNVINFNGNDGIALLDLNNNILDMALNGINAKDKSYGRATSVNSQNPIFDSSEWVEYSRTDVQNAASDDPAYLGYFSSTSSNDSTDNSPPIWTNNTPSLATTNQNSAQISLSINEAGTIFYLIQAQNEVAPEISDLTANGETILISNAITLSIDSLQANANYTAYFIAKDDENQPNQQSTIASVNFFTADTTQNTGYDYIMPTLNTNTGRIIVAKTPKEYVVDATKHMVSVGFDINSNKYIDLESFYQSAVGTNGSTLKNAVKNIASKDHSLQNYSTVWSICEEGDEHPKNSSQVWQIYVEEGISKSAHVSGSTGWNREHVWAKSHGGFDTSVGRGTDAHHLRASDAQENSNRGSLDFAESNSGYTPPKSSKGDVARAIFYMALRYDMVVDNQVIGHSNGSARHGKLDDLLAWHNEDPVDPYEIRRNNVVYKYQNNRNPFIDHPELVEHIFGNKSTQNWDGGVTYDVPADSTIDTGNDSSEVVILYQESFDNELDWIFYNELGKNTWQKRDYQGNHYIQMSAYQGDSIEIDWAITPSINLDSTDAKLTFNSAWAYNGDDSLEVFITNNFDSLNPSSSNWTKLEAVIANDNLSAQHGWHASNEIDLSYYTGDVNFAFKYSGGTGNGSRTFRVDDVLIQGEKKEMDGSDGGDNSNRSVIYSEDFNNSHYWEFYSSAGKNTWLDKTYQDTKYIQMSAYKGDINETDWAISPSINLSYFSEIKTKFASAWAYDGDDILEMLISTDYNGNPDSANWQKIDVQFANELTQTQHEWINSGEIDLSNYDGSINVAFRYTGGTENLTRTFRIDDFEISGIASDDKPTTTLSATELFFENETDINSYILEVANIHNSLNIIANGSFQLSLDSLTWQDSLTITPVNKTINPTEIFVRLASGETLSYGTFSLINHTENGNSLAEVKLSSILSTAKTLDLVTWNVEWLGAPEKSKSASTVDQQMKEVAEAILEVDADIYALQEVVITADKNYLDVLVDSLNKNSEYTWASSFNPRHSYDWTAPDPNFPPQKTAFIYRTDVVSNVASKAIFADEFTSKTEHNLVGYTGDPSDFMASGRLPFQITADVNINGNIQTISLINLHFKCCSDGLNRRLADAKYLKSYIDSNLDDKNVVILGDYNSTGYENEIDSWGWYDNNNEDFLRAGGKRLDHISISNELYDEYELLENSYFTQSENISDHDPQIVRLLFPGVEAPVDSIIFEALPNAIYGDSSIILNAVHSNGDSIFYESSDSTIVNIEGNIVEILSAGTVDIIASSINDSAYPTRRTLTINKKELVIKVTDATRVVGEDLSNFTIESNGFVYNDQISDLDGVLEFNIIDNKIIASGLSSDNYEITFQPGTLTLLNNANDITFFSYGKREGIINTEAKTVSLEIKETRKIDTTKVAIEISEGASYSILSNTKKAVVINVVSEAGETQEWTVNVSRLTSVKVIAKTLKIFPIPAYNFFKVSCPVFGENTFKYKIYNTRGNVVKQGKAYNREKIGVRKLRCGNYFVEIIYKGNKVTRKIQIR
- a CDS encoding c-type cytochrome: MTNFEKKSLPPLSTVQIALSDDSKLAYFANKTSQSVIAYNISDWSIEKEWNFDMPVTGICLNDNKAYITTSYEMGWLQIIDLRSGEIINKIKLGVGAKAPLLSSDGNKLFVCNQFENNISIIRLDENMKETKVSVIREPFSSDISKDGKYLFVTNFLPATRADIDTVTASVSIIDIDKSEKIKDISLSNGSNALRSIKITPDGKYAMIIHNLGRHQVPTSQLEQGWMNTSAVSIIDVDKQSFVASILLDEPEYGAAGSWSVDFKDNIMAVSHSGTHDISLINYQEFIDKLNNTPDKETLSYDLTFLNDIRERRKISGNGPRLLTFNKGKILVPTYFSDTLNIIDPLDKHNDYSLAINKGWKESDARMGERYFNDAQYCFQAWQSCNGCHPGDARTDGMNWDLLNDGIGNPKNVKSLLYAHATPPSMISGIRSDAETAVRAGFQHIQFSTIDENQAKAVDAYLKSLKPQPSPFLVDGKLSESALKGKQIFENSSCRHCHSGEYFTDNKMHKIGRIEFEEGWNTPTLKEVWRTAPYGHDGKSYTLKEFLKNEKHGIGDNMTDEDLECLINYVLTL